From Micromonospora rhizosphaerae, the proteins below share one genomic window:
- a CDS encoding DNA-directed RNA polymerase subunit beta': protein MLDVNFFDELRIGLATADDIRQWSHGEVKKPETINYRTLKPEKDGLFCEKIFGPQRDWECYCGKYKRVRFKGIICERCGVEVTRSKVRRERMGHIELAAPVTHIWYFKGVPSRLGYLLDLAPKDLEKIIYFASYVVTSVDAEARHRDLATIENEILAEKRQAENSRDSEIEKRAAKLEADLAELEAEGAKADVRRKVKEGGEREMRQIRDRAQREIDRLDEVLDTFRKLEPKQLVTDELLYRELRDRFGEYFTGGMGAEAIKALVQNMDLDAEAESLRETIRTGKGQRKIRALKRLKVVAAFLNTRNSPLGMVLDCVPVIPPDLRPMVQLDGGRFATSDLNDLYRRVINRNNRLKRLIDLGAPEIIVNNEKRMLQEAVDALFDNGRRGRPVTGPGNRPLKSLSDMLKGKQGRFRQNLLGKRVDYSGRSVIVVGPKLKLHQCGLPKQMALELFKPFVMKRLVDLNHAQNIKSAKRMVERQRPVVWDVLEEVIGEHPVLLNRAPTLHRLGIQAFEPQLVEGKAIQIHPLVCTAFNADFDGDQMAVHVPLSAEAQAEARILMLSSNNILKPADGKPVTMPTQDMVIGLYHLTHLTPGEKGEGRAFSSDAEARMAYDNGELHLQAPVKIRLRGIIGVDNGAGAEPWVAPEGWVEGEPLTVETTLGRVLFNETLPQGYRFVNYEIRKGQLSAIVNDLAERFPKVALAATLDGLKEAGFHWATWSGVTIGMEDVIAPPRKREILERYEKEADRIDKQYQRGLMTAEERRGELIEIWTKATNEVAKEMDTALPQENPLWKMINSGARGNLLQLRQIAAIRGLVANPKGEIIPRPIKASYREGLSVLEYFISTHGARKGLADTALRTADSGYLTRRLVDVSQDVIIREEDCGTDRAIPMQIGERIDGKLAVHEHAETSVHARTLADDIKGPDGAVVAERGQDLNSILVDKIVAAGVETVRVRSVLTCESKLGVCGACYGRSLPTGKTVDVGEAVGIIAAQSIGEPGTQLTMRTFHTGGVAGEDITQGLPRVQEIFEARVPKGKAPIAETPGRIRIEDGERSRKIVIIPDDGSDEIVHDKISKRVRLRAHDGDHVEVGEKLTEGTIDPHELLRILGPRAVQVHLTQEVQEVYRSQGVLIHDKHIEIIIRQMLKRVTVIDSGSSEFLPGVLVDRALFESENRRLVSEGGEPAAGRPVLMGITKASLATDSWLSAASFQETTRVLTDAAIHARSDSLIGLKENVIIGKLIPAGTGISKYRNVRVEPTEEAKAKVYSMTGYPETDYGFGPASGQAVPLDDFDFGSYR, encoded by the coding sequence GTGCTCGACGTCAACTTCTTCGACGAGCTGCGCATCGGCCTCGCCACCGCCGACGACATCCGTCAGTGGTCCCACGGCGAGGTCAAGAAGCCCGAAACCATCAACTACCGCACCCTCAAGCCGGAAAAGGACGGGCTCTTCTGCGAGAAGATCTTCGGCCCGCAGCGGGACTGGGAGTGCTACTGCGGTAAGTACAAGCGGGTCCGCTTCAAGGGCATCATCTGCGAGCGCTGCGGCGTCGAGGTGACCCGGTCCAAGGTCCGTCGTGAGCGGATGGGGCACATCGAGCTGGCCGCTCCGGTGACCCACATCTGGTACTTCAAGGGCGTGCCGAGCCGGCTGGGCTACCTGCTGGACCTCGCCCCGAAGGACCTCGAGAAGATCATCTACTTCGCCTCGTACGTCGTGACGAGCGTGGACGCCGAGGCGCGTCACCGTGACCTCGCGACGATCGAGAACGAGATCCTGGCCGAGAAGCGGCAGGCCGAGAACAGCCGCGACTCGGAGATCGAGAAGCGGGCCGCCAAGCTTGAGGCCGACCTGGCCGAGCTGGAGGCCGAGGGCGCCAAGGCGGACGTCCGGCGCAAGGTCAAGGAGGGCGGAGAGCGCGAGATGCGCCAGATCCGCGACCGGGCCCAGCGCGAGATCGACCGCCTGGACGAGGTGCTGGACACCTTCCGCAAGCTGGAGCCGAAGCAGCTGGTCACCGACGAGCTGCTCTACCGCGAGCTGCGCGACCGGTTCGGCGAGTACTTCACCGGCGGCATGGGCGCCGAGGCCATCAAGGCGCTGGTCCAGAACATGGACCTCGACGCCGAGGCGGAGAGCCTGCGCGAGACCATCCGTACCGGCAAGGGCCAGCGGAAGATCCGGGCGCTCAAGCGGCTCAAGGTCGTGGCGGCGTTCCTGAACACCCGCAACTCGCCCCTCGGCATGGTGCTGGACTGCGTCCCGGTCATCCCGCCGGACCTGCGTCCGATGGTGCAGCTGGACGGTGGCCGCTTCGCGACCTCCGACCTGAATGACCTGTACCGCCGCGTGATCAACCGGAACAACCGCCTCAAGCGGCTGATCGACCTCGGCGCGCCCGAGATCATCGTCAACAACGAGAAGCGGATGCTCCAGGAGGCCGTCGACGCGCTGTTCGACAACGGCCGTCGGGGTCGGCCGGTCACCGGCCCGGGCAACCGCCCGCTGAAGTCGCTCTCCGACATGCTCAAGGGCAAGCAGGGTCGGTTCCGCCAGAACCTGCTGGGCAAGCGCGTCGACTACTCCGGCCGTTCGGTCATCGTGGTCGGCCCGAAGCTCAAGCTGCACCAGTGCGGCCTGCCCAAGCAGATGGCGCTGGAGCTGTTCAAGCCGTTCGTGATGAAGCGGCTGGTCGACCTCAACCACGCGCAGAACATCAAGTCCGCCAAGCGGATGGTCGAGCGGCAGCGGCCGGTCGTGTGGGACGTGCTGGAAGAGGTCATCGGCGAGCACCCGGTGCTGCTCAACCGGGCGCCGACCCTGCACCGGCTGGGCATCCAGGCGTTCGAGCCGCAGCTGGTCGAGGGCAAGGCCATCCAGATCCACCCGCTGGTCTGCACCGCGTTCAACGCCGACTTCGACGGCGACCAGATGGCGGTCCACGTGCCGCTGTCCGCCGAGGCCCAGGCCGAGGCGCGGATCCTGATGCTGTCGTCGAACAACATCCTCAAGCCGGCCGACGGCAAGCCGGTCACCATGCCGACCCAGGACATGGTCATCGGCCTCTACCACCTCACCCACCTCACCCCCGGTGAGAAGGGCGAGGGCCGGGCGTTCAGCTCGGACGCCGAGGCGCGGATGGCGTACGACAACGGCGAGCTGCACCTGCAGGCCCCGGTCAAGATCCGCCTGCGCGGCATCATCGGCGTCGACAACGGCGCCGGCGCCGAGCCGTGGGTCGCTCCGGAGGGCTGGGTCGAGGGCGAGCCGCTGACCGTGGAGACCACCCTCGGCCGGGTGCTGTTCAACGAGACGCTGCCGCAGGGCTACCGCTTCGTGAACTACGAGATCCGCAAGGGTCAGCTCTCCGCGATCGTCAACGACCTCGCCGAGCGCTTCCCGAAGGTGGCGCTGGCCGCCACCCTTGACGGGCTCAAGGAGGCCGGTTTCCACTGGGCCACCTGGTCCGGCGTCACCATCGGCATGGAGGACGTCATCGCTCCGCCGCGCAAGCGGGAGATCCTGGAGCGGTACGAGAAGGAAGCCGACCGGATCGACAAGCAGTACCAGCGTGGTCTGATGACCGCCGAGGAGCGCCGCGGCGAGCTCATCGAGATCTGGACCAAGGCGACCAACGAGGTCGCCAAGGAGATGGACACCGCGCTGCCGCAGGAGAACCCGCTGTGGAAGATGATCAACTCGGGTGCCCGCGGTAACCTGCTCCAGCTCCGGCAGATCGCGGCGATCCGTGGTCTGGTGGCCAACCCGAAGGGCGAGATCATCCCGCGGCCGATCAAGGCCAGCTACCGGGAGGGTCTGTCCGTGCTGGAGTACTTCATCTCCACGCACGGTGCCCGCAAGGGTCTCGCCGACACCGCCCTGCGTACCGCCGACTCGGGTTACCTGACCCGTCGTCTGGTGGACGTCTCGCAGGACGTCATCATCCGCGAGGAGGACTGCGGCACCGACCGGGCCATCCCGATGCAGATCGGCGAGCGGATCGACGGCAAGCTGGCCGTGCACGAGCACGCCGAGACCAGCGTGCACGCCCGGACCCTGGCCGACGACATCAAGGGGCCGGACGGCGCCGTGGTCGCCGAGCGGGGTCAGGACCTCAACTCCATCCTGGTCGACAAGATCGTCGCGGCCGGGGTGGAGACGGTGCGGGTGCGCAGCGTGCTCACCTGCGAGTCGAAGCTGGGCGTCTGCGGTGCGTGCTACGGCCGCTCGCTGCCGACCGGCAAGACCGTGGACGTCGGCGAGGCGGTCGGCATCATCGCCGCCCAGTCGATCGGTGAGCCGGGTACGCAGCTGACGATGCGTACCTTCCACACCGGTGGTGTCGCGGGTGAGGACATCACCCAGGGTCTGCCCCGGGTCCAGGAGATCTTCGAGGCGCGTGTGCCGAAGGGCAAGGCGCCGATCGCGGAGACTCCGGGCCGCATCCGGATCGAGGACGGTGAGCGGTCGCGCAAGATCGTCATCATCCCGGACGACGGCAGCGACGAGATCGTGCACGACAAGATCTCCAAGCGGGTGCGTCTGCGCGCCCACGACGGCGATCACGTCGAGGTCGGCGAGAAGCTCACCGAGGGCACCATCGATCCGCACGAGCTGCTCCGGATCCTCGGCCCGCGCGCGGTCCAGGTCCACCTGACCCAGGAGGTCCAGGAGGTCTACCGCTCGCAGGGTGTGCTCATCCACGACAAGCACATCGAGATCATCATCCGCCAGATGCTCAAGCGGGTGACGGTCATCGACTCCGGCTCGAGCGAGTTCCTGCCGGGCGTGCTGGTCGACCGGGCACTCTTCGAGTCGGAGAACCGCCGGCTCGTCTCCGAGGGCGGCGAGCCCGCGGCGGGCCGCCCGGTGCTGATGGGTATCACCAAGGCCTCGCTGGCCACGGACTCCTGGCTGTCGGCGGCCTCCTTCCAGGAGACCACCCGGGTGCTGACGGACGCGGCGATCCACGCCCGCAGCGACTCGCTGATCGGCCTCAAGGAGAACGTGATCATCGGTAAGCTCATCCCGGCCGGTACGGGCATCAGCAAGTACCGCAACGTCCGGGTCGAGCCGACCGAGGAGGCGAAGGCCAAGGTCTACTCGATGACCGGCTACCCGGAGACCGACTACGGCTTCGGGCCGGCCAGCGGCCAGGCGGTTCCGCTGGACGACTTCGACTTCGGGTCGTACCGCTAA